Proteins encoded by one window of Haliotis asinina isolate JCU_RB_2024 chromosome 6, JCU_Hal_asi_v2, whole genome shotgun sequence:
- the LOC137287426 gene encoding NXPE family member 3-like, with the protein MNINKRKACVFIGVTIWCGLCVIYMTKGSIKYSLLTISQSSLFRFLHRWPNTTNNDAATGGPLYLKEETLRKGPKYNVSKFADANKSLMYLKRKSYSLGDLIQVHIDLYDSQGKRKKTGGDFLRVWMEDTKNSNSVSGQVFDHNNGSYTAVVKAVWVGHGTIRAFIATRREEIVYYYKIFEKYTSLWITYAIFRKNKLQETSRCSITVPGEEKSGSWCNFTMANNGFPWYCLKPKNKQLTCRMWTYSTSGLTFAYKLNTNEDGVTRWSSRDPAPDMLPKFVNVSIENAKESSTEAFSQVACNKLPPKVTWQRKSPNGYFLHGKWHSLLCTDTLPRTMDAYRQCLKGRTLWLPGDSTSTQFKISLHNFLKFKSHSYGHLPTTDTDSEYNFSISFHAHELPFYHGKSHYSRSSNLAEHIVLDHLSNTTKDIVVLYLYVHFTLVHPDVFRQHVRRLVPSVKNLLGRAPNVTLAVRGPHAFFRSRKRLLSYWGLQYADIWHEEFASFQDKIVYLDFWDFSIALGPNDFHLPGKKVNQMVHHMMSLLCDRD; encoded by the exons atgaacatcaacaaaagAAAGGCATGCGTGTTCATCGGTGTGACAATTTGGTGTGGACTATGTGTGATCTATATGACCAAGGGGTCGATCAAGTATTCACT CTTGACGATTTCCCAGTCCAGTTTATTCAGGTTTTTACATCGATGGCCGAACACTACAAACAACGATGCAGCAACAGGGGGACCTCTATATTTGAAAGAAGAGACTTTACGGAAAGGACCAAAGTACAATGTTTCAAAATTTGCTGATGCAAATAAATCACTTATGTATTTAAAACGGAAGTCCTATTCTCTGGGTGACCTCATCCAAGTCCATATAGATCTGTATGATTCTCAGGGCAAAAGAAAGAAAACTGGAGGTGATTTTTTGAGAGTGTGGATGGAAGACACCAAGAATTCAAATTCCGTTTCCGGTCAGGTTTTCGATCACAACAACGGAAGTTACACTGCTGTCGTCAAAGCTGTTTGGGTGGGCCACGGCACCATAAGAGCGTTCATTGCTACACGGCGAGAAGAGATTGTTTACTATTATAAAATATTCGAAAAGTATACCAGTTTGTGGATCACATATGCTATATTCAGAAAGAACAAGCTTCAAGAAACAAGCAGATGTTCCATAACTGTGCCAGGCGAGGAAAAATCGGGCAGTTGGTGTAATTTTACCATGGCGAACAATGGGTTCCCTTGGTATTGCTTGAAACCCAAGAACAAGCAACTGACATGTAGGATGTGGACATATTCCACCTCTGGACTCACCTTCGCATACAAACTGAACACCAATGAAGACGGCGTCACACGTTG GTCTTCCAGAGATCCTGCTCCAGATATGCTACCGAAGTTTGTGAATGTATCCATAGAAAACG CCAAAGAAAGCTCCACAGAGGCCTTTAGTCAAGTTGCGTGTAACAAGCTCCCTCCCAAGGTAACGTGGCAACGGAAGTCCCCGAATGGCTACTTTCTCCATGGAAAATGGCATTCACTACTGTGTACTGACACACTGCCTCGCACCATGGATGCTTACAGACAATGCTTGAAAGGAAGGACGCTCTGGCTTCCGGGGGATTCAACAAGCACCCAGTTCAAAATCAGTCTTCACAACTTCTTGAAGTTCAAGTCACACTCATATGGACACCTACCCACTACCGATACAGATTCAGAATACAACTTTTCTATTTCTTTCCACGCTCACGAATTaccattttaccatggtaaGTCCCACTATTCACGATCATCAAATCTAGCAGAGCACATCGTCCTTGACCATCTCTCGAACACTACCAAGGACATCGTTGTGCTATATCTGTACGTTCATTTCACACTTGTCCACCCGGATGTTTTCAGGCAACATGTTCGAAGACTTGTTCCTTCTGTGAAGAACCTTTTGGGGAGAGCTCCTAATGTAACACTTGCAGTACGTGGGCCACATGCATTTTTCAGATCGAGAAAACGTTTGCTATCTTACTGGGGTCTTCAGTATGCTGATATCTGGCATGAAGAATTCGCCTCATTTCAAGACAAAATTGTGTATCTGGATTTCTGGGATTTCTCCATAGCATTAGGACCTAACGATTTTCACCTACCtggaaaaaaggtgaatcaaATGGTTCATCATATGATGTCTCTGTTGTGTGATAGAGACTAA